GAAATGACGACGGACCACAAAACACTCCCGGGCGCTCGAGACAGAGCGGTCGTTGAACGCGCTATCTGGATCAAGGGCTGCGTCTGTAAAGCCGCTCCCCGTTCCGAATGCGTGTCAGGCCTGTTGCAACGCTGAAACAAACAGCAGGGCAATGCCTGTCCCGCGCCGGCTTTTCAACGGCGGGCGGTGCAAACGCCTGCAACAAATTTCTCGAATGACAAAGGCGCCTGTCCGGAGGGACAGGCGCCTTCGCCGAACGCATTCAGCGACCTACGTCGTGAACTCAGGCGTCATATCCCGGCGAGCCGCGATCCAGCTGACGCAGGCAGCCGGGCCAGGCGAGGTTGCCGATCGGCCCCAGGCCATTGCCCATCTGGCTACGCACTTCGGCCTGCGCCGCCTCCGGCGCGAACAGCACGTTCTCCCGTCCGCCGCTCAGGGCCATCACCTGCTGCTGGCAGGCGCGCTCGAGGTAGAACATGCCGATCCAGCATTCGGCCGCCGTCGATCCGACCGCCAGGGTGCCGTGGTTGCGCAGCATCATCAGCCGCTTGGTCGGCCCCAGGTCCGCCACCAGCCGCTCGCGCTCGTCGAGGTTCAGGGCGATGCCCTCGTAGTCGTGATAGGCCAGCTGCGGCAGCACGATCAGCGCATGCTGGCTCAGCGGCAGCACGCCTTCCTTCTGGGCCGAGACGGCGACGCCCTGGTCCGAATGCAGATGCATGACGAACAGGGCGTCCTCGCGGGCCGCGTGCACGGCCGAGTGGATCGTGAAGCCCGCCGGATTGATGTAGAACGGCGTCTCCTGCAGCACCTTGCCGTCGAGGTCGATCTTGACCAGCGAGCTGGCGGTGATCTCGTCGAAGAACATGCCGTAGGGATTGATCAGGAAGTGGTGCTCCGGCCCCGGAATGCGGGCGGAGATGTGGGTGAAGATCATGTCGTCCCACCCGTGCAGCGCCACCAGGCGGTAAAGCGCCGCCAGATCGACCCGCGCCTTCCACTCCTCGGCGGAGACCTTGTCCTTCAGCGATGACGGCAGCGTCGATCCATCGGCCATGGCTGTGTTCCTTCCCGATTTGAACTGTTGTTTGAGAGGGTCGCGCCGGGGCGGCCCTGCGTCAACCCGTTCCTCCTCCGGGGGCGAAGCCCACGGGGGAGGGGGACCGCGCGCGAATACGCGCGTGGTGGAGGGGGCAACGCGGAATTCTCAGGCAAATCAGGGGTCTGGCGCGGGCAGTGACGATGGCGCCAGAACGCGCATCATTTCATCCGCCGGCGCTGCCCCCTCCACCACCGGCTTCGCCGGCGGTCCCCCTCCCCCGTCGCTTCGCGCCGAAGGAGGATTTGTCACACCGTCCCGCGCACTTGCGCCACCGCGTCCAGCCAGCGCGCATAGGCCCCTTCGCGGGCGTGATCGTCGATCGTGCTGCGCAGCAGTTCGCCGTCCGGCCGCGCCTTCGCCGCCGCCTCGACCGAGGCGAACACCCCGCTCCCGACCCCGGCGAACAGCGCCGCGCCGAGCGCCGTGGTCTCCTCGTAGTTGACCCGGCAGACCGGCAGGTTGGTCAGGTCGGCCAGCCGCTGGCTGAACCAGGCGCTGCGCGACATGCCGCCGTCGATGCGCAGTTCCGCCGCCGCGCCGAAGGCCTCCGGCGCATCGGCCTGCATGGCCTCGATCAGGTCCCGCGTCTGCAGGGCGCAGGCGTCGAAGGTCGCCGCCGCGATCTCGGCGAGCCCTGCGTCCCGCGTCAGCCCGAAGATCGCCCCTCGCGCCTCGGCGTCCCACCAGGGCGCGCCAAGGCCGGTGAAGGCCGGCACCACCACCACCCCGCTGCCCGGCTTCGCCGTCCTCGCCAACGCCTCGGCCGCGCGGGGCCCGCCGGTCATGCCCAGCCCCTCGCCGAGCCACTGGATCGCCGCCCCGGCCACGAAGATCGAGCCCTCCAGCGCATAGGTCGTCCGCCCGTCCACGCGCGCCGCCACCGTCGTCAGCAGCCGCGAGCGCGAGACCGGGCGCGTCTCGCCGGTGTTGAGCAGCATGAAGCAGCCCGTGCCGTAGGTCGCCTTCATTTCGCCGGCCCGGATACAGCCCTGCCCCATCAGCGCCGCCTGCTGGTCGCCGGCCACGCCGCGGATCGGCACGGGGGCGCCGAGCAGGTCGGCCGTCGTTTGCCCGTAGTCGGCCGCGCAGTCGAGGACGGTCGGCAACAGCGCCGCCGGCACCTCGAACATCTCCAGCATTTCGTCCGACCAGGCCTGGGCCTCGATATCGAACAGAAGCGTCCGGCTGGCATTGGTCGCGTCGGTGGCATGCACCGCCCCGCCCGTCAGCTTCCAGATGCACCAGGTATCCATCGTCCCGGCCAGCAGCTCGCCGGCCTCGGCCCGCTTGCGGGCCCCCGGAACCTTGTCCAGCAGCCAGGCGATCTTCGTCGCCGAGAAATAGGGATCGAGCAGCAGGCCGGTGACCTCGGTCACCCGCCGCTCCACCCCGGCCTTGACCAGCGCCTCGCAGGCGTCGGCCGTCCGCCGGTCCTGCCAGACGATGGCCGGATGGATCGGCCGCCCGGTCTTGCGGTCCCAGACCACCACCGTCTCGCGCTGGTTGGTGATGCCGATGGCCGCCACCTCGCCGGCCGCCCTGCCCGACTTGCTCAAGGCCTCGCGCAATACCGCCTGCGCCGCCGTCCAGATCTCGTCGGCGTCATGCTCGACCCAGCCGTCGGCCGGATAGCTCTGCCGCAGCGGCCGCGACGCCTCGGCCAGCGGCCTGCCGTCCAGCCCGAAGACGATGGCCCGGGTGCTGGTCGTGCCCTGGTCCAGCGCGAGAAGCACCTTGCCGGTCATTTTTCTCTCTCCCACGGCCGAGACGCTGAAGACTCGCTCTCGGTTTTAAGCATGTTTTCACGCCCGCCGTTCAGGGTGAAGATCACTGCACAGATTCGGGGATGCCCGTGGCGCTCGCCGCCCAGACTGCCGAACTACTCGACCTGGCCCGCAACCGTGCGCCGGACGCAAGAGAACGATTGCTGGAAAGCATCATCGGCCTCTGCAACGCAGCCTCCGACATTATCGATACCGACAGCGTCCAGGGCCTGCTCGGCTCCATCTTCATGCAGCTGGTGGCCGAGGCCGAGCGCGACATCCGCGCCCGCCTTTCCGAGAAGCTGTCGACCGCCAGCTGGGCGCCGCCGGCCCTGATCAACGTCCTGGCCCTTGACGACATCGCCGTCGCCGCGCCCGTCATCGCCAACAGCCCGGTTCTGCAGGACCACGACCTGATCAAGGTGCTGGTCGAGGCCACCCTCGATCACCAGATCGCCGTCGCCCGCCGCGGCCAGATCACCTCCACCGTCGTCGAGGCCATCCTGGCCGGAGACGAGCCCGCCGTCCTCACCGCCCTGGCCGCCAACGACACCGCCGCGGTCAGCGACGAGGGCATGGCCCGCCTGGTCGAGAGCAGCCGCCGCCACGCCGCCCTGCGCTCCCCACTCGCCCGCCACCCACGCCTGTCGTCGGACCTCGCCCTGCGGCTCTACCTCTGGGTCGGCCAGTCGCTGCGCGGCTCGCTGACCGACCGCTTCCGGCTCGAACCCGGCGTCATCGACGCCGCCCTGGCCGAGGCCGTCCGCGAATCCCACGCCATGCCGGGGGCCGGCCAGACCCTGGTCGCCATGTCCTGGAAGGACGAGGTCGAGAACGAGCGCCGCCTGGTCGGCAAGCTGCACGACGCCGGCCAGCTGCGGCCCGGCTTCCTGCTGCGCATGCTGCGCGAGCGTAAACTGAACATCTTTGTCCTGTCCCTGGCCACCCTGGGCGGCTTCCAGGCCGACCACATCCGCCGCGCCATCGACAGCGACCGGCCCGAACTGCTCGCCCTGGCCTGCGTGGCCGTCGGCATCGACAAGAGCGCCTTCCCCGATATCCTCGAGCAGGTTCGCGCCATGAACGGCGGCCGCCCGGCCGGCGGCGCCGAGGGAACCCGCCGCGCGGTCGGCGCCTTTGGCCCCTTCGACCGGGACATCGCCGGCATGGCCTTCCGCCAGGCTGTCGCGATCGTTTGACAACGGCCGATCGGTCGGGCCTTTCTGCCCCCGATGTTTGACGCCAGACCCGCCCTCACCCGTATCGCCTTCTGCGCCAGCGACCGGCCCGAAGCGCAGGAGGGCATGGCCGCGCTCGTCGCCCGCTACGGCGGCGTACCGGAAAGCGAGGCCCAGGTCATCGTCGCCCTCGGCGGCGACGGCTTCATGCTGGAGACCCTGCACCGCACCATGAGCCTGGGCAGGCCGATCTACGGCATGAACCGGGGCTCGGTCGGCTTCCTGATGAACGAGTACAGTGAAGAGGGCCTGATCGACCGGATCAACTCGGCCGAACGCGCCGTCATCCACCCCCTGACCATGGTCGCCATCGACAGCCACCGCCGCCAGCACCGGGCCCTGGCCATCAACGAGGTGTCTATGCTGCGCCAGACGCGCCAGACGGCCAAGCTGCGCATCTCCATCGACGGCAAGGTGCGGATGAACGAGCTGGTTTGCGACGGCGTCCTGGTCGCCACCCCGGCCGGATCGACCGCCTACAACCTCTCGGCCTATGGCCCCATCGTCCCCATCGACGCCAAGGTCCTGGCCCTGACCCCGATCAGCGCCTTCCGCCCCCGCCGCTGGCGTGGCGCCCTGCTCTCCCACACCGCCCGGGTGACCATCGAGGTGCTGGAGGCCGACAAGCGCCCGGCCAGCGCCGTCGCCGACAACTTCGAGGTCCGCGACATCGTCGAAGTCCACATCGGCGAGGACCGCAGCGTCAGCATGGCGATGATGTTCGACGCCGGCCGCAGCCTCGAGGAACGGGTGCTGGCCGAGCAGTTCAGCGGCTAACCTCCACCTTCGGTAAGCTTAACGGCGCACGCGACCCCGATTTTACCCGCATAAGTCACATTGCCGCACCCGCACCCAAGTGAAACCCCTGTCTCACAGGTTGTTAACTCCGCCCCCGTAGATTTCAGACGGTAAACGCCAATTGGAGAGGCGCGCGTGAGCAGCAACACCCCCGTACAGGTCATCAACGCCCCCAACACCCTCAAGCTTCGGCTCGGTGGTGGCAAGTTCGGCGGCATCGATGCCGCGGCCATCGCCAAGGCCGAGGCCGCGCTCAAATCCCTGTCCGGGAACTTCAGCGAGTGGATGCAGGACGAGCTGACCAAGCTCGACGCCGCCCGCCAGGCCATCCGCGTCTCCGGCCTCAATGCTGAAACCGCCGAGGGCCTCTACTTCCGGGCCCATGATCTCAAGGGCTTGGGCGCCACCTACGAATTCCCGCTGGTCACCCGCATTGCCGCCTCGCTGTGCAAGCTGATCGACGACCCGGACACCCGCCAGGGCGCGCCGATGTTCCTGGTCGACGCCCACATCGACGCCATCCGCGCCGCCGTCCGCGACGACATCAAGACCGACACCCATCCGGTCGGCAAAGTCCTGATCACCGAACTCGAACGCCGCGTGGCCGAAATCGCCCCGCCGGAGTAGGCTCGCAGGTTCCCTCCCCTCGAGCTTAGTGAGAAGCCCCGGTCCCGGCCGGGGCTTTTTCGTTTCAGTTCATACGCTGTCATCCCGGCCGGAAGCCCGCAGGGCTGGAGAGCCGGGACCCAGGGGCCGCCGCCACGGCTGATCGCCGCCGCCAATAGCCAGCCCCGTCACTTCTGGGTCCCGGCTCTTCCCCCGGCTTTCGCCCGGGTGCGGCCGGGATGACAGAGTTGGTTACCGCACCGCCGACAACGGCTCCTCGACCGCCCCGTAACCGGCCTCCGGCGGGATCACCAACACCCCGCCGCCCTCGCGCCGCTCGACCACTGGCAGCACCGTCACCAGCCTCCGTCCCGCCGCCCGCGCCGTCGCGTCGGCCGCGCTCGTCGCCTCGCCCAGCAGCTGCAGGTTCATCCGCGTCGGGAAGATGATCGTCCGCTCGCCGGCCTCGGCCAACCGCAGCGCCTCCAGCGGCGGGATCCACTCCGCATCCACCGTCTCGCGCCCATCACAGGAAGCAAGCTGCTCGTCCGTCGCCGTCGCCACGTAGAACCAGGTGTCGAACCGCTTGGGCATCATGTCAGGCGTAATCCAGCGGGCGAACACCGTCAGGATGCTGAGATCCAGCCTTAGCCCCAGCCGCTGCACCACATCCATGAACGGCAGCTCGCCGCGGTCCACCTCGCCGCGCACCGACGCCGCCCAGTCGTCGCCATGGAACAGCTCGCCGTTCTCGTAGCGTCCGAGAATGATGCCGGTCTCCTCATAGGCCTCGCGGATGGCGCAGATGCGCAGCGGCCGCTGATCGGCCTCGACCGCCTCCCAGGCGACGCACCAGTCGGCCCAGGCCGGGTCGTGGTCGCCGTCGTGGGTCTTGCCGCCCGGAAACACCAGGGCGCCCGAGGCGAAGTCGATCTGGTGGTGCCGCTTGACCATCAGCACCTCGAACTGCGGATCGTCCCGCACCAGCAGGATGGTCGAGGCGGGGCGGATGGCGACGGCGGGCTTTTCTGACATGGGTGCAGGATGAGCGCCGCTCGGGCCCCTCGCAAGTCTGACCTAAGGTCAGGCCTCGCCCTCGATCAGCCCTTTCAGACGGCGCAGATCGGCCGACACCAACGCCTCGTCCTCGTCGAACTGCGCGTCGTCGAAACCGTCCTGCCGGTAGAGGTTGAACACCACCAGGCAGCCGACCCCATTCTCCGTCACCCGGATGGCGTTGTGGAGCTCCTCGGTCCCGCCCGGCGGCGTCACCCAGTGATCGGCGACGCCCAGATCGTTCTCCGCGACCATCCGCACCTTGAACGGCCCGGTCCTGGTCCGCATGACCCAGTTGTCCCCATCCGGTCTGATCTCGTCGCCGAAGTTGGGCGCCCACTCGGGCAGCCTGCGGCATCCCGCAGATAGGCAGCGACCCCCTCGGGCGGCGCGGCGATGCTCACATGCACGAAGCGGACGTCGCGAAAGGCCATGGCTGTCTCCTGCGCTGCTCCGGCCAAAACGCCGCCGGGCGGGCGAGGTTCAGGCCGCGCCCTTGCGGCGGACCGGCCGCACCCGCTCCTCGGCCAGCCGGTCCAGCTTGTCGAGCATGTAGTCGACATCCTCGCGCTGGGTGGTCTGGGCCTGGGTCAGGAAGCGCTGCAGCATCCGCTCCTGGAAGCGCTCGCGATCCCGCGGCCCGCCGTCGAACTCCATGCTGTGGTAGGTGTCGACCGCCACCCGGAAGGCCGAATACAGCCGCGCCGGCAGCCCGGCCCGCTCATAGATGGCCCGCAGGCCCAGCTGGCCGGCGTCGTGGATCATCAACCAGGTGCGATGGTGCGGCACCCCGGCCAGCTCGGCGATCCCGCACTCGAAGAAGCTCATGTGGCCGTGGGCCAGGGCCCGCAGCAGCAGGCTGGCGGTCAACCGCTTGGCCCGGTTCAGATGCAGGGCGAAGGCCTTGGGATCGGCGGCGCGGCCGGCCTGGTCGACCAGGTCGACGATGGCCCGTTCCTTGGTCCCGATGGCGATCTGCAGGGCCAGTTCGGGCGACACCGAATGATGGCTGAGCAGATGCTCTCGCACCTGGTCGCCGACCAGGTCGATGAGCTTCTCGGTCACCGAGGCCGGCAGCACGTTGCGATAGGCGACCGCCGCCAGCACCTTCTCCGATTTCTCGAAGCGCTGCAGGGCCCGGGTCAGGGTGCGTTCGGAGAAGGTGGCGTTGTCGTTGGCCGCCGCCGTCTCCACCGCCGCCTCGACGCCGAATTCGACGATGGCCGCGGTCACCTTCTCGGACACCGCCGGCCGCTTGGCGATCGCCACCTGGCGCACCGGCCCACCCAGCCGCACGATTTCCGACAGATCGTCGTCGGAAAAGGCCGGCGAGAAATTCAGCATCGGCAGGCAGATGCTCTCGACATCCCTGGCCAGCTTCATGGCCACGTCGCGCGGCACCAACGGCGAGGATTTCAGGGTCACCGCCAGGGCCCGGCGCACCAGCTCGGCCGCGTCGGCGGCCATCACCCGCAGGATATCGGCCGCCTTGGCGCGGTCCTCCGCGCTCAGCGCCTCGCGGTCCAGCACCCGGCACAGCTTGTGCGCGGCCAGAGCCCGTTCGTCGGCCGTCGCCCCCTTCAACAGGGTGCGCACATCGATGTCGGTCAGAGAGGCCCGCGTCGTGGTCATCTGTGCTGTCTCAAGGTCCCCGAGTCGGTAAACGATAATGCGGGATTAGGCTTAACGAGGCCTTGCTCAAAGACCTGTGGATTAACGCTGGCCCGTAACGGCTCGCAAACCCTGTCGACCCTATTGTGCCCCGGCAACAAGCGGGGATTTGTCGTGTTCGAAGCCGCCCATACCGACATTGCACCGCGAGGTGGCGCCAGTTTCATGGCCCAGTGCCTCGACGCCCAGCGGCGGCTGATGCCCTACGCCCTCGCCTGTTTCGCGGTCAGCCTGCCGGTCTTCGTCTGGGCCGGTTCCTTCGCCGAAAACTCCATGTGGATGGCGGCCAGCTTCGCCATCTTCGCCCTCAACTGGGGGGCCTTCTACGCCGTCGTGAACTGGATGCGGGTGACCCCCGACATCCCGGTCGGCCGCCGCGTCCGCATCCACGTCCTCTCGGGCCTGCTGTGGGCCGGCGCCGTGGCCCAGGTCGCCGCCCTCGCCGACGGCGCGGGGCCGGCCCGCGAGCCGCTGCTGCTGATGGCCGCCGCCGGCGCCATTGTCTGCTTCTTCTTCAGCGCCCCGCTTCTGCCCGCGCTGCTGATCGTCGCCCCGGCCGCCGCCGCCGGTCCGCTGATCGCTCTCTTCAGCCACCCCGACAGCCGCAACCAGGGCCTGGCCGTCTGGGGCGCCATGGCCCTGGCCATGGCCCTCTGCCTGATCCTCAACCAGATGATGCGCCAGCAGTTCGCCCTGGCCGCCGAGCGCGAGGCCCTGATCGCCGAACGCGGCGAAACCCTCGAACGGGCCCAGAAGCTGGCCCGCTCCAAGTCCGACATCGTCTCGACCCTCAGCCATGAGATCCGCAACGGCCTCAACGGCGTCACCCACGTGCTGGCCGCCGCCGCCGGCCAGGGCGGCCGCGCCGCGCCGAGCCGCGAACAGCTGGGCGCCGCCCTCACGGCCGCCAACGAACTGATCGCCGTGCTGAACGCCACCCTCGATTCGGAAACCGCCGAAGCCGGCCGCTTGGCCCTCGAAAGCCAGCCCTTCGATCCGGTCCGCCTGGCCCGCGAGCTGGTCCTGCTGAATCGCCCGCACGCCTCGGCCAAGGGCGTCGAACTGTCGGTCCATATCGAAGAGGCGCTCGAAGGCGCCCACGGCGCCGTGGTCGGCGACGTCACCCGCGCCCGCCAGGTGCTGTCCAACCTGATCGGCAACGCGGTGAAATACACCCTGCGCGGCCGCATCGAGGTGCGGCTGGCGCTCGACGAGCAGGGCCGCGTCGTCATCGCCATCGCCGACACCGGCCCCGGCCTCAATGCCGAGGAGCTGGAACTGGCGTTCGAGCCCTTCCGCCGGGTCGAGCGCACCGGCGCCGGCGTGCCCGGCGCCGGCCTAGGCCTCTCCCTTTCCCGCCAGCTGGCCGCCCTGATGGGCGGCGAACTGAAGGGCCAGAGCGCCCTGGGCGTCGGCAGCTGCTTCACCTTCGAACTGCCCTGGGACCACGCCGCCGTCGCCCCGACCGAGGCCGACGAATCGACCCTGCGCAGCCCCATCGCCCCCTCCAAGCGGGCCATGCGCGTGCTGGTCGCCGAGGACGACGCCCTCAACGCCGCCATGCTGCGCGCCATCCTCGAACAGCTCGGCCACCAGGTCGTCCATGCCCAGAACGGCAAGCGGGCGGTCGAACTGGCGGGCGCCCTCGACTTCGACCTGGTCATGCTCGACGGCCGCATGCCCGGCCTCGACGGGGCCCACACCGCCGCCGCCCTGCGCGGCCTCGACGGTCCGGCCGGCGCCATGCCGATCATCGCTGTCATCGGCGGCGACGCCGAGGAAGCCCGCGAATGCCTGGCCGCCGGCGCCGACGCCGTCCTGCGCAAACCCGTCACCGTCGCCGGCGTCGCCCGCGCCGTCGCCGACGCCGCCGCCAAGGGCCGGGACCAAGCGGCGGGCCGCGATCTGTCGGCCTTCGCGACGGGGTAGAAACGGGGACACATTGAATTGCCGCTGGCGCCGCGCCTGGGCTCACGCCGCCGGTGCGCGGCAATTCAATGTGTCCCCTCTTCCGACCCCTTCCCCACCGACAACCTTCCCTCGCCCCCCTCACCCCGCCATGATGGCGCAAACAACGGGAGAGCGTCGAAGTGCTGAAGGGTCTCAAGGTCGTCGAACTGGCCACCTACATCGCTGCTCCCGGCGCCGCGGCGATCATGGCCGACTGGGGCGCCTCGGTGATCAAGATCGAGTCGCCCAAGGGCGACCCGATGCGGATGTTCTTCGACGCCTTCGACACCGGCGAGAACGACAACCCGGTCTTCGACATGGACAACCGCGGCAAGCGCGGCGTCGTCCTCGACATCAGCAAGCCGGAAGGCCGCGAGGCCGCCCTGAAGCTCGTGCGCGAGGCCGACGTCTTCCTGACCAACAACCGGCCGGGCTCCCTCAGCCGCTCGGGCTTCGACTACGAGAGCCTGAAGGCGGTAAACCCGCGCCTGATCTACGCCAGCCTCACCGGCTATGGCCTCGAAGGCCCCGACATCGACAAGGCCGGCATGGACGTGGCTAGCTTCTGGTCGCGCTCCGGCGTCGCCGCCATCACCGCCCCCAAGGGGGTCGAGCCCTTCCCGATCCGCACGGCCATGGGCGACCACATCACCTCCATGGCCACGGTGTCGGCCATCCTGGCGGCGGTGTTCGAACGCCAGACCACCGGCGTCGGCCGCCTGGTGGAAACCAGCCTGCTGCGCACTGGCGTCTATTCGATCGGCTCGGACATGGCCATCCAGCTGCGCTTCGGCAAACTGGCCTCGACCCGGCCCCGTCACGCGGCGGTCAACCCGCTGGCCAACTTCTTCAAGACCTCCGACGGCCGCTGGATCTGCCTGCTGGTCCGCACCGGCGGCGTCGACTGGCCGCAGATCGCCAAGGCCGTCGGCCATTCCGAATGGGTCGAAGATGAGCGCTTCCTCAAGAATCGCGACCGTCGCCTCAACGGCGAGGCCCTGGTCACCCTGATGGACGAGGCCATCGGCGCCATGACCCTGGAGGAGCTCACCGTCCGCTTCGACGCCGAGGACCTGACCTGGGCCCCGGTCCAGACCCCGCGCGAGGTCGTGCAGGACGAACAGGCCATCGCCGCCGGCTGCTTCGCCGAGATCCCGGACGGCAAGGGCGGCTTCAACAAGACCCCCGCCTCCCCGGCCCGCTTCCCGGGCGCCGAGGACGGACCGCGCGGACCGGCCCCGAAACTGGGTGAACACACCGACGAGGTGCTGGCTGAGCTGGGCTATTCCGCTGACGCCATCGCCGCCCTCAGAGAGGCCGGAGCGGCGGCCTAGGCGGGGTAAAACCCCATAAATCACAATAACTTAAATAATATGTCTAGGCATATTCATCGTCTG
The nucleotide sequence above comes from Caulobacter sp. NIBR1757. Encoded proteins:
- a CDS encoding class II aldolase/adducin family protein, yielding MADGSTLPSSLKDKVSAEEWKARVDLAALYRLVALHGWDDMIFTHISARIPGPEHHFLINPYGMFFDEITASSLVKIDLDGKVLQETPFYINPAGFTIHSAVHAAREDALFVMHLHSDQGVAVSAQKEGVLPLSQHALIVLPQLAYHDYEGIALNLDERERLVADLGPTKRLMMLRNHGTLAVGSTAAECWIGMFYLERACQQQVMALSGGRENVLFAPEAAQAEVRSQMGNGLGPIGNLAWPGCLRQLDRGSPGYDA
- the glpK gene encoding glycerol kinase GlpK, with protein sequence MTGKVLLALDQGTTSTRAIVFGLDGRPLAEASRPLRQSYPADGWVEHDADEIWTAAQAVLREALSKSGRAAGEVAAIGITNQRETVVVWDRKTGRPIHPAIVWQDRRTADACEALVKAGVERRVTEVTGLLLDPYFSATKIAWLLDKVPGARKRAEAGELLAGTMDTWCIWKLTGGAVHATDATNASRTLLFDIEAQAWSDEMLEMFEVPAALLPTVLDCAADYGQTTADLLGAPVPIRGVAGDQQAALMGQGCIRAGEMKATYGTGCFMLLNTGETRPVSRSRLLTTVAARVDGRTTYALEGSIFVAGAAIQWLGEGLGMTGGPRAAEALARTAKPGSGVVVVPAFTGLGAPWWDAEARGAIFGLTRDAGLAEIAAATFDACALQTRDLIEAMQADAPEAFGAAAELRIDGGMSRSAWFSQRLADLTNLPVCRVNYEETTALGAALFAGVGSGVFASVEAAAKARPDGELLRSTIDDHAREGAYARWLDAVAQVRGTV
- a CDS encoding DUF2336 domain-containing protein; the protein is MPVALAAQTAELLDLARNRAPDARERLLESIIGLCNAASDIIDTDSVQGLLGSIFMQLVAEAERDIRARLSEKLSTASWAPPALINVLALDDIAVAAPVIANSPVLQDHDLIKVLVEATLDHQIAVARRGQITSTVVEAILAGDEPAVLTALAANDTAAVSDEGMARLVESSRRHAALRSPLARHPRLSSDLALRLYLWVGQSLRGSLTDRFRLEPGVIDAALAEAVRESHAMPGAGQTLVAMSWKDEVENERRLVGKLHDAGQLRPGFLLRMLRERKLNIFVLSLATLGGFQADHIRRAIDSDRPELLALACVAVGIDKSAFPDILEQVRAMNGGRPAGGAEGTRRAVGAFGPFDRDIAGMAFRQAVAIV
- a CDS encoding NAD kinase → MFDARPALTRIAFCASDRPEAQEGMAALVARYGGVPESEAQVIVALGGDGFMLETLHRTMSLGRPIYGMNRGSVGFLMNEYSEEGLIDRINSAERAVIHPLTMVAIDSHRRQHRALAINEVSMLRQTRQTAKLRISIDGKVRMNELVCDGVLVATPAGSTAYNLSAYGPIVPIDAKVLALTPISAFRPRRWRGALLSHTARVTIEVLEADKRPASAVADNFEVRDIVEVHIGEDRSVSMAMMFDAGRSLEERVLAEQFSG
- a CDS encoding Hpt domain-containing protein, translating into MSSNTPVQVINAPNTLKLRLGGGKFGGIDAAAIAKAEAALKSLSGNFSEWMQDELTKLDAARQAIRVSGLNAETAEGLYFRAHDLKGLGATYEFPLVTRIAASLCKLIDDPDTRQGAPMFLVDAHIDAIRAAVRDDIKTDTHPVGKVLITELERRVAEIAPPE
- a CDS encoding NUDIX domain-containing protein produces the protein MSEKPAVAIRPASTILLVRDDPQFEVLMVKRHHQIDFASGALVFPGGKTHDGDHDPAWADWCVAWEAVEADQRPLRICAIREAYEETGIILGRYENGELFHGDDWAASVRGEVDRGELPFMDVVQRLGLRLDLSILTVFARWITPDMMPKRFDTWFYVATATDEQLASCDGRETVDAEWIPPLEALRLAEAGERTIIFPTRMNLQLLGEATSAADATARAAGRRLVTVLPVVERREGGGVLVIPPEAGYGAVEEPLSAVR
- a CDS encoding DUF2336 domain-containing protein; protein product: MTTTRASLTDIDVRTLLKGATADERALAAHKLCRVLDREALSAEDRAKAADILRVMAADAAELVRRALAVTLKSSPLVPRDVAMKLARDVESICLPMLNFSPAFSDDDLSEIVRLGGPVRQVAIAKRPAVSEKVTAAIVEFGVEAAVETAAANDNATFSERTLTRALQRFEKSEKVLAAVAYRNVLPASVTEKLIDLVGDQVREHLLSHHSVSPELALQIAIGTKERAIVDLVDQAGRAADPKAFALHLNRAKRLTASLLLRALAHGHMSFFECGIAELAGVPHHRTWLMIHDAGQLGLRAIYERAGLPARLYSAFRVAVDTYHSMEFDGGPRDRERFQERMLQRFLTQAQTTQREDVDYMLDKLDRLAEERVRPVRRKGAA
- a CDS encoding ATP-binding protein, with the protein product MAQCLDAQRRLMPYALACFAVSLPVFVWAGSFAENSMWMAASFAIFALNWGAFYAVVNWMRVTPDIPVGRRVRIHVLSGLLWAGAVAQVAALADGAGPAREPLLLMAAAGAIVCFFFSAPLLPALLIVAPAAAAGPLIALFSHPDSRNQGLAVWGAMALAMALCLILNQMMRQQFALAAEREALIAERGETLERAQKLARSKSDIVSTLSHEIRNGLNGVTHVLAAAAGQGGRAAPSREQLGAALTAANELIAVLNATLDSETAEAGRLALESQPFDPVRLARELVLLNRPHASAKGVELSVHIEEALEGAHGAVVGDVTRARQVLSNLIGNAVKYTLRGRIEVRLALDEQGRVVIAIADTGPGLNAEELELAFEPFRRVERTGAGVPGAGLGLSLSRQLAALMGGELKGQSALGVGSCFTFELPWDHAAVAPTEADESTLRSPIAPSKRAMRVLVAEDDALNAAMLRAILEQLGHQVVHAQNGKRAVELAGALDFDLVMLDGRMPGLDGAHTAAALRGLDGPAGAMPIIAVIGGDAEEARECLAAGADAVLRKPVTVAGVARAVADAAAKGRDQAAGRDLSAFATG
- a CDS encoding CaiB/BaiF CoA-transferase family protein: MLKGLKVVELATYIAAPGAAAIMADWGASVIKIESPKGDPMRMFFDAFDTGENDNPVFDMDNRGKRGVVLDISKPEGREAALKLVREADVFLTNNRPGSLSRSGFDYESLKAVNPRLIYASLTGYGLEGPDIDKAGMDVASFWSRSGVAAITAPKGVEPFPIRTAMGDHITSMATVSAILAAVFERQTTGVGRLVETSLLRTGVYSIGSDMAIQLRFGKLASTRPRHAAVNPLANFFKTSDGRWICLLVRTGGVDWPQIAKAVGHSEWVEDERFLKNRDRRLNGEALVTLMDEAIGAMTLEELTVRFDAEDLTWAPVQTPREVVQDEQAIAAGCFAEIPDGKGGFNKTPASPARFPGAEDGPRGPAPKLGEHTDEVLAELGYSADAIAALREAGAAA